A single genomic interval of Pan paniscus chromosome 18, NHGRI_mPanPan1-v2.0_pri, whole genome shotgun sequence harbors:
- the TXNL4B gene encoding thioredoxin-like protein 4B isoform X2: MSFLLPKLTSKKEVDQAIKSTAEKVLVLRFGRDEDPVCLQLDDILSKTSSDLSKMAAIYLVDVDQTAVYTQYFDISYIPSTVFFFNGQHMKVDYGSPDHTKFVGSFKTKQDFIDLIEVIYRGAMRGKLIVQSPIDPKNIPKYDLLYQDI, encoded by the exons ATGAGCTTCCTACTGCCCAAGCTGACTAGCAAAAAGGAAGTAGACCAGGCGATAAAAAGTACTGCTGAGAAGGTGTTGGTTCTCAGGTTTGGGAGAGATGAAGATCCTGTCTGTCTGCAGCTAGATGATATT CTTTCTAAGACCTCTTCTGACTTAAGTAAAATGGCTGCTATATACCTGGTAGATGTGGACCAAACTGCAGTTTATACACAGTATTTTGACATCAGTTATATTCCATCTACTGTCTTTTTCTTCAATGGGCAGCATATGAAAGTGGATTATGG ATCTCCAGATCACACTAAGTTTGTGGGAAGCTTCAAAACCAAACAAGACTTCATAGATTTGATTGAAGTAATCTATCGAGGAGCAATGAGGGGGAAGCTTATTGTCCAAAGTCCTATTGATCCCAAGAATATTCCCAAATATGACCTTCTCTATCAAGACATTTAG
- the TXNL4B gene encoding thioredoxin-like protein 4B isoform X3, whose translation MSFLLPKLTSKKEVDQAIKSTAEKVLVLRFGRDEDPVCLQLDDILSKTSSDLSKMAAIYLVDVDQTAVYTQYFDISYIPSTVFFFNGQHMKVDYGREGRLPGTACIPADEGVTPGIRQKERRRPSPLSSSIVHFLSLV comes from the exons ATGAGCTTCCTACTGCCCAAGCTGACTAGCAAAAAGGAAGTAGACCAGGCGATAAAAAGTACTGCTGAGAAGGTGTTGGTTCTCAGGTTTGGGAGAGATGAAGATCCTGTCTGTCTGCAGCTAGATGATATT CTTTCTAAGACCTCTTCTGACTTAAGTAAAATGGCTGCTATATACCTGGTAGATGTGGACCAAACTGCAGTTTATACACAGTATTTTGACATCAGTTATATTCCATCTACTGTCTTTTTCTTCAATGGGCAGCATATGAAAGTGGATTATGG GAGAGAGGGAAGGCTGCCAGGCACTGCTTGTATCCCTGCTGATGAGGGAGTCACTCCAGGAATAAGacaaaaggagaggaggaggccaTCACCTCTGTCCTCTTCCATCGTACACTTCCTGTCTCTGGTTTAA